The Pseudoxanthomonas suwonensis sequence GCAGTTCTTCAGCGGCGTCAACGAGACCACGGGCATGATCTTCGCCCTGCTGGCCTTCGCCGCCGGCTTCTTCGTGCGCCCGTTCGGTGCGGCCTTCTTCGGCAGCCTCGGTGACCGCATCGGTCGCAAGTACACGTTCCTGGTCACGATCCTGATCATGGGCATCTCCACCTTCCTGGTCGGCATCCTGCCCAACTACGCGACGATCGGCTTCGCCGCGCCGGTGATCCTGATCGTGCTGCGCCTGGCCCAGGGCCTGGCGATGGGCGGCGAGTACGGCGGCGCGGCCACCTACGTGGCCGAGCATGCGCCACCGGGCAGGCGCGGCCTGTACACCAGCTTCATCCAGACCACCGCCACGCTGGGCCTGTTCCTGTCGCTGGCGGTGATCCTGACCTGCCGCCTGACCCTGGGCGACGAGGCGTTCGAGGCCTGGGGCTGGCGCATCCCGTTCCTGGGCTCGATCGTGCTGCTGGGCATCTCGGTGTGGATCCGCCTGCAGCTGAGCGAGTCGCCGCTGTTCCAGCAGATGAAGGCCGAGGGCAAGGGTTCCAAGCAGCCGTTCCGCGACTCGCTCAAGGGCGGCAACATGAAGCTGATGCTGCTGGTGCTGTTTGGCGCCACCGCCGGCCAGGCCGTGGTCTGGTACGCCGGCCAGTTCTACGCGCTGTTCTACCTGCAGAGCATGCTCAAGGTCGACCCGACCGTGTCCTACCTGCTGATCGCCGCCTCGCTGCTGCTGGCCACGCCGTTCTTCCTGTTCTTCGGCTGGCTGTCGGACAAGATCGGGCGCAAGAAGATCATCATGGCCGGCTGCCTGCTGGCGGCGTTGACCTACTTCCCGATCTTCAAGGGCATCACCCACTTCGCCAACCCGGGCGTGGAGGAGGCCAGCCGCAACTCGCCGGCGGTGGTCGTGGCCGATCCGGCCACCTGCAGCTTCCAGTTCGATCCTGTGGGCATCCGCAAGTTCACCAGCTCCTGCGACGTGGCCACCGCCGCGCTGACCCGCGCCGGCGTGCCCTACAGCGTGGAAAAGGCGCCGGCCGGCTCGCTCGCGCAGATCCGGTTCGGGAACAACACCGCCATCGACTCGTTCGAGGCCGAAGGCCTGGCCGGCGACGCGCTCAAGACCCGGCAGGGCGAGTTCGCCGCCGCGCTGAAGGAGGCGTTCGCCACCGCCGGCTATCCGGCCAAGGCCGACACCGCCCGCATCAACATCCCGATGACGATCCTGCTGCTGTGGATCCTGGTGCTGTACGTGACCATGGTCTATGGCCCGATCGCCGCCTACCTGGTGGAGCTGTTCCCGACCCGGATCCGCTACACCTCCATGTCGCTGCCGTACCACATCGGCAACGGCTGGTTCGGCGGGTTCCTGCCGGCAATCTCCTTCGCCCTGGTCGCGGGCACCGGCAACCTGTACTTCGGCCTGTGGTACCCGATCGGCATCGCCGTGATGACCCTGGTGATCGGCACGCTGTTCCTGCACGAGACCAAGAACGTGGACATCACCAAGTAGCCCCCCCCTCCCTCCCCCGGCCGGCGGCCACGCCGGCTCCCCCGGGCGCCGGCTCCCACGTGGAGCCGGCGCTTTCTTTTGGTTCTTGGCCCGTTTGAGGGGGGACGGGTCATGAGGCAACTGCAACTGCAACTGCAACCGCAAGAGCGCCGGGGGTGGTGGGCTTCGGGCTGAGCCGCGGCAGTGCGGGTGTGTTGCGGTCGGCTCGACGGCACATCCGTGTGCCGACTCGCCGACGCGGCCATCCATGGCCGCTGCCGCAACATACCCGCACTGCCACGTCTTCGGGGACGTCGGGGTCGTGGTTCCGTTCCGGCGTCCAGAAGCAACAGTCGTCGTTGCGTCGCCCGCGCCGTTCTGTAGGAGCCGGGTTTGACCGCGACGCGATGCCGCCGGCACAGGCGACGCCCTCATGGTTCCGACGCCTGTGTCGCCGACTGAAGTCAGCTCCTACAGAAGAGCGGCCGCGCCGTGGCGGTTGTAGGAGCCGGGTTCAGCCGGCGACACGACGCCCTCGGCACGGGCGACGCCCTGGGATTTCCGATGCCCGGGTCGCCAGCAAGCTGGGCTCCTACAGGAAGCCCGGAACCATCAGGTCGCGGTGTTTTCTCGCCAGGTCATGGAAGCCACGACCGCCACGCCACCCGAGGACGTCGTCCTGCCGGGGTATGGCGCAAGTGGCACAGGGAGGTGCCACGGCCCCGAGTTGAGGGCAGGATGCCCGACCGAGGGGTAAGCCATACCCCGGCAGGACGGCGGCCCGGCCGAAGCCAGCGCTCTTGCTCCTAGGCCATAGCGACGGCAGCCCGCCGAAACCGACGCCAGTGGTTCGCGACGACGCCTGCTGCTGACTCAGGATCCGGGCGGCCTTCGCCGGAGTTGGGAGAAGACCCTTTCTGCCGGGCGGCTCAGCGGCTGCGATCGCGCCAGTGGGCCTCGCGCAGCGCCAGGCCCAGCAGCACGCCGCAGACGGCGGCATAGACGCTGGTGGTGGTCTGGTGGGCGAAGATCGACTGGGTCAGGCCGGCGAGCATGAACATCGCCACCACCATCGCCCCGGCGGAGGCCGCGCCGCGCAGCCGCCCGGTGGCCGCGCCGCGGCGCAGGTGCAGGAACAACCACAGCGGGATGCCGTAGAGCATCGCCAGCGCGGCCACGCCCGGTATGCCCATGGTCGCGGCCCACTCGGCCAGGTCGTTGTGCGCGTGATCGAGGTGGCAGCGCTCGGGCTGATTGCCGGCGTCACCGCGGCAGGCCGGCAGCCGCTGCATTGCCCGGTCGAACTCGCCGAATCCGACCCCGGTCCAGGGCGCGTCGGCGAACGCGCCGGCGGCCACCCGCAGCCGCTCCAGGCGCGCGCCGGCGGAGGAGTTGTGGTCGCCGCGGTCCAGCCGCGCGAGGTCCTGGCGCAGTTCGGCCAGCCGCATCTGCTGGTGCAGCGCCGGCACCGAGGCCAGCAGCACGATGCCGGCGGCCACCATCGCGCCGAGCACCAGGCCGCGGCTGCGCCGGCTGCGCCAGCCGCTGCCCAGCACCAGCACCAGCAGCATCAGCAGCAGCCCCGGCCAGGCGCCACGGGTGCCGCTGAGCAGGATCGCCAGCACGCCCAGCGCCAGTCCGATCACCGACCAGTGCCAGCTGCGCGGCGGGCGGCAGAACACCGCCAGCACCATCAGCACCAGCACTACGTCGGCGAAGACGATCTCGTTGAGCCAGCCGCCAGCGCGGACCGCGCCGGCCAGCACCTGGGTCAGGGCCAACGCGGCGGCGGCCAGCAGTCCCGCCAGCGCGCCGCGCCAGAGC is a genomic window containing:
- a CDS encoding MFS transporter — encoded protein: MSATTITQPAPKGELTQGHKKVIFASSLGTVFEWYDFYLYGSLAVIIARQFFSGVNETTGMIFALLAFAAGFFVRPFGAAFFGSLGDRIGRKYTFLVTILIMGISTFLVGILPNYATIGFAAPVILIVLRLAQGLAMGGEYGGAATYVAEHAPPGRRGLYTSFIQTTATLGLFLSLAVILTCRLTLGDEAFEAWGWRIPFLGSIVLLGISVWIRLQLSESPLFQQMKAEGKGSKQPFRDSLKGGNMKLMLLVLFGATAGQAVVWYAGQFYALFYLQSMLKVDPTVSYLLIAASLLLATPFFLFFGWLSDKIGRKKIIMAGCLLAALTYFPIFKGITHFANPGVEEASRNSPAVVVADPATCSFQFDPVGIRKFTSSCDVATAALTRAGVPYSVEKAPAGSLAQIRFGNNTAIDSFEAEGLAGDALKTRQGEFAAALKEAFATAGYPAKADTARINIPMTILLLWILVLYVTMVYGPIAAYLVELFPTRIRYTSMSLPYHIGNGWFGGFLPAISFALVAGTGNLYFGLWYPIGIAVMTLVIGTLFLHETKNVDITK
- a CDS encoding O-antigen ligase family protein translates to MRSDNTGDWRLRWAQACAALGLWCLPALTLSIPKGLLPFGLLLLASTLLVPLRVARATRQIGWPWLLVALAGIVPLLVALVSIRLTGSSEGIDGRDRWLVLPWAMAWAWALDPPRTMLWRGALAGLLAAAALALTQVLAGAVRAGGWLNEIVFADVVLVLMVLAVFCRPPRSWHWSVIGLALGVLAILLSGTRGAWPGLLLMLLVLVLGSGWRSRRSRGLVLGAMVAAGIVLLASVPALHQQMRLAELRQDLARLDRGDHNSSAGARLERLRVAAGAFADAPWTGVGFGEFDRAMQRLPACRGDAGNQPERCHLDHAHNDLAEWAATMGIPGVAALAMLYGIPLWLFLHLRRGAATGRLRGAASAGAMVVAMFMLAGLTQSIFAHQTTTSVYAAVCGVLLGLALREAHWRDRSR